Proteins encoded within one genomic window of Microbacterium soli:
- the coxB gene encoding cytochrome c oxidase subunit II, with translation MPSKRRLRWVALPLGVATAVALAGCSTAELHGFLPGFEDGAASATNQTDRVAGLWVTSWVILLIVGLVTWGLMGWAIIMYRRRVGQTGLPVQLRYNMPIEILYTVIPLIMIMGMFFFSARDQADIETQWDDPDVEITAIAKQWSWDFQYDGTEEDGSDAVWTMGVQADPDANGDIDRTKLPTLVLPVDQKVTIDLQSRDVAHSFWIIDFLYKKDMYIGKDNSWSFIPQRIGEYDGKCAELCGEYHSMMLFNVKVVSQSDYDAYIQSLREEGNTGDITDAYDRLGNLPGTGASAGEEEGK, from the coding sequence GTGCCCTCGAAACGCCGCCTTCGTTGGGTTGCGCTCCCACTGGGAGTCGCGACAGCCGTGGCCCTCGCAGGATGTTCTACAGCTGAACTCCACGGATTCCTGCCCGGTTTCGAGGACGGCGCAGCTTCAGCCACGAACCAGACGGATCGCGTCGCCGGGCTCTGGGTCACCTCCTGGGTGATCCTGCTGATCGTCGGTCTGGTCACCTGGGGTCTGATGGGCTGGGCGATCATCATGTACCGCCGTCGGGTCGGCCAGACCGGTCTTCCCGTCCAGCTGCGCTACAACATGCCGATCGAGATCCTCTACACGGTGATCCCGCTGATCATGATCATGGGCATGTTCTTCTTCAGCGCTCGCGATCAGGCCGACATCGAAACGCAGTGGGACGACCCCGACGTCGAGATCACGGCGATCGCCAAGCAGTGGTCGTGGGACTTCCAGTACGACGGCACGGAGGAGGACGGCTCCGACGCGGTCTGGACGATGGGCGTCCAGGCCGACCCGGATGCCAACGGAGACATCGACCGCACCAAGCTGCCGACACTGGTCCTCCCCGTCGACCAGAAGGTCACCATCGACCTGCAGTCGCGGGACGTGGCGCACTCCTTCTGGATCATCGACTTCCTCTACAAGAAGGACATGTACATCGGGAAGGACAACAGCTGGTCGTTCATCCCGCAGCGCATCGGCGAGTACGACGGAAAATGCGCCGAGCTCTGCGGCGAGTACCACTCGATGATGCTGTTCAACGTCAAGGTCGTCTCGCAGTCCGATTACGACGCCTACATCCAGTCCCTCCGCGAGGAAGGCAACACGGGCGACATCACCGACGCCTACGACCGACTCGGCAATCTTCCGGGCACCGGCGCGAGTGCGGGCGAAGAGGAAGGGAAGTAA
- the erpA gene encoding iron-sulfur cluster insertion protein ErpA, translating into MSDTALTEQTTAHGVSLTDAAAEKVKSLLEQEGRDDLRLRVAVQPGGCSGLIYQLYFDERFLEGDETVDFNGVEVIVDNMSVPYLEGASIDFKDTISEQGFTIDNPNAAGSCACGDSFH; encoded by the coding sequence ATGAGCGACACCGCACTGACCGAACAGACCACCGCCCACGGCGTATCGCTGACCGATGCCGCAGCCGAGAAGGTCAAGAGCCTCCTCGAGCAGGAAGGCCGCGATGATCTGCGCCTGCGCGTCGCCGTCCAGCCCGGTGGGTGCTCGGGGCTGATCTACCAGCTCTACTTCGACGAGCGCTTCCTGGAGGGCGACGAGACCGTCGACTTCAACGGCGTCGAGGTCATCGTCGACAACATGAGCGTGCCGTACCTGGAGGGCGCGTCCATCGACTTCAAGGACACGATCTCGGAGCAGGGCTTCACGATCGACAACCCCAACGCCGCGGGCAGTTGCGCCTGCGGTGACAGCTTCCACTGA